The Deferrivibrio essentukiensis genomic sequence GCAAAGTTTTTAATATATCTCTTTTGTCAGCCTTAAAATCAAATTCAAAGCAGTTATCTTCAACTTCAACACAGGCAGACAATATTTTCCTTTTTTCACCTCTGGTTACGTATTTAAATATGCCATTTGCCAAGACGTTTAGTTTTAAATCTTCATTCTTTTTGTGCTGAAGGAGAAAAACTGAAGGTGTAATTTTAGTATTATCCTCTACTAAAAGTCTTGGCTTAAACAACTTGTAGTCTTCAGTTGTAATGCCTACAGATTTAGGAATAATATTTCCAATATTACTATCATCATATTTGCAGGATAAGGGTAAGGTTACCCCTTTTTTTATCTTAACTTCTTTCATTCTTTTGTCTGTCCTGATAAAATTTTATCAACTTATTACTAATTTTAAAATTCAACTTATTCTCCGTTATGTCTATATACAATTAAAACACAAAAAACAAAAAAGTCAACAAAGGGTTTTTTAGAAAAGTTTTAAATAAAAGGCAAGTAAAAATTTAAAGTTGATCAACTTTTGTTATATTTTGCCAAAAAGACATAATTATCAGGGAATTGTGTAGTAAATAAGTTATTTGACAATAAGTTAGACTAATTCTAAAGAAGTTGTTTTTGACATATTTTCCACAAAAAAATACCTAAAGCAAAAAGAATTAAGGGTTTGTGATTAAAATTTGTGCAAATTGAGATAGGAGATTAAATCCTTCTCTTTAGAAAATATGCTCCAAAAGCAAATACAGGGACGCCGAGTAAGAATGTGCCAAGAAAATATTTGTAGACATAATTAAGATTAAGCCCTTTTAATATAATACTGAAAGAGCCTTCAAGGTAATATTTTAACGGTGACAAATATGTTAATTTTTGAAAAACGTATGGCATACTTTCAACAGGTGCCCATGAGCCGGAAAGGTAAAGAATAGGCAGCAGCAGCATTATTGTGATTTGAGAAACCTGAAGCATGTTGTTGGCTACGGAAGCTATAAACATAGAAATCCCTGATGAAGTAAATACGTATAGTATTGTAAGGAGTGTAAAGAGCATAAAACTCCCTTGAAAAGGAATTTTTAAGAGACCTTTAATAATAAATATTGTGGAAATAATGACACCTAACACTATAATGACATTCATCGCAATAACCTTTGCTATCATAAATTCGGAGATTTTGACGGGAGAAACAAGTAGCATTTCTATATTACCGTTTTCCTTTTCTTTTATTATCGCAGATGCAGGGAGTATAAGTATGAGAAGGGTTATAACGCTAAAAAGTTCCGTTATTGTCATGAATATGTGAGAATCCATATTTTGGTTATATAAAACCTTTTGCTGCAGATTTACGATAGGCAACTTTTTAATATTGATATGGAAAGACTTTTCCAAGGAAAACTTGGATATTATATTTGCGGCATATCCTGCAAAAAGATAGCTTGAGGATGACTCTGTGCCGTTGACTATAATACCGACATAGTTTTCAGATTTTGAAAGTATCTTTTTTTCAAAATCTTTCGGGATTGTTATTATACCTACACATTTATCCTCAAACATATATTTTTCAGCTGTTTTTAATCCGGATATATAGCCCATAAATTCAAATGTAGGTTTTTGAAATTTTGAGACAAGCTCTCTTGATAGATAAGACATATCTTCATCTATTACATAAAACTTGGCATTTTTTAGAGTCAAGTCTATCCCCCTTGCAGCAATATATAGGTCACCGGTGAATAGATAGAAGACAAATAAAAGTAGCCCTTTGTCACGAAAAAACTGTATAAGCTCTTTGATTATTAAAACAATCAATCTGTATATCATTCGTATTTCCTAAATCTAAAAATAGATAAACTAAGGAGAATAAGATAAAAAATTGCTAATATACCCATATTGCTTACATATTCATACAAGGAAAGCCCTTTAAGATAGCACATTTTTATAAGGTTGAAATAGTAATAGTTT encodes the following:
- a CDS encoding ABC transporter permease, whose protein sequence is MIYRLIVLIIKELIQFFRDKGLLLFVFYLFTGDLYIAARGIDLTLKNAKFYVIDEDMSYLSRELVSKFQKPTFEFMGYISGLKTAEKYMFEDKCVGIITIPKDFEKKILSKSENYVGIIVNGTESSSSYLFAGYAANIISKFSLEKSFHINIKKLPIVNLQQKVLYNQNMDSHIFMTITELFSVITLLILILPASAIIKEKENGNIEMLLVSPVKISEFMIAKVIAMNVIIVLGVIISTIFIIKGLLKIPFQGSFMLFTLLTILYVFTSSGISMFIASVANNMLQVSQITIMLLLPILYLSGSWAPVESMPYVFQKLTYLSPLKYYLEGSFSIILKGLNLNYVYKYFLGTFLLGVPVFAFGAYFLKRRI